Within the Chromobacterium paludis genome, the region CACCATGGTTTATCAATAGCTCGCGCCTTGTCCGACAAGCACACAGCCGCCCGGTAACGGGCGGCTGTGTGCTTATCGGCTAGTCCAGGCCGTCTAGTGCTGGTGAATGTCGTTGCGGAAGGTTTCCTTCAGGAACAGCAGGCTGACGATCAGGCTCATGCCGTACACCACGATGGGGTACCACAGGCCGTACAGGATGTCGCCGGTGTAGACCACCAGGGAAAACGCCACAGTCGGCATCAGGCCGCCTATCCAGCCATTGCCCAGGTGGTAGGGCAGGGACATCGAGGTGTAACGGATGCGGGTGGGAAACAGCTCCACCATCATCGCGGCCAACGGGCCGTAAGTCAGCGCGGAGATGATGGACAGCAGCACCAGCACCAGGATCACCATCAGATGATTGATCTTGTCTGGATCAGCCTTTTCCGGATAGCCGGCGGCCTTCAAACCGTCCTGCAGCGCTTGCTTGTCGAAACCTTGCTGCACCACGCCGCCGATGTGAATTTCCGTCACGCCGGCCGGCGCGGCTTGCTGCTTGTACGGCACGCCGTTCTTGGCCAGCAGCGCCTTGGCCTGGTCGCAAGGCGTGTTCAGCTTGGCCTTGCCTATGGGATCGAACTGGAAGTGGCAGCTGGCGGGATCGGCGACCACCACCACTGGGGCGCGCGTCTGGGCGGCGGCCACCTCGGGATTGGCGAAGTCGGTCAGCCAGCGGAAGGCCGGGAAGGTCAGTGCCAGGCCCAGCACCAGACCGGCCAGCAGCACCGGCTTGCGGCCGATGCGATCTGACAGGTGGCCGAAATACAGGAACAGCGGCGTGGTGATCACCAGGGAGGCGATCAGCATCAGATTGGCGGTCTGCGGGTCTACTTTGAGGATTTGCGTCAGGAAGAACAGCGAGTAGAACTGCGCGCAGTAGAAGGTGACCGCCTGGCCGCCGTTGAAGCCGAACAGCGAGATCAGGACCAGCTTGAGGTTGGCCCAGTTGCCGAAGGCCTCGGTGATGGGGGCCTTGGAGTGTTTGCCTTCTTCCTTCATTTTCAGGAAGGCCGGCGACTCCTGCATGGACAGCCGGATCCAGGTGGAAATGGCCAGCAATACGATGGAAATCAGGAAAGGCAGGCGCCAGCCCCACTCGGTGAAGGCTTCGCCGGTGAGTTTGCGGCAAGCCAGGATCACCAGCAGCGACAGCAGCAGGCCGGCGCCGGCGGTGGTCTGGATCCAGCTGGTGTAGCCGCCGCGCTTGTGGTCCGGCGCGTGCTCGGCCACGTAGATGGCCGCGCCGCCATACTCCCCGCCTATCGCCAGCCCCTGCAGCATGCGCAGGCCCACCAGGATCAGCGGCGCGGCGAGCCCCAGCGTAGAGTAGCCGGGCAGCACGCCCACCAGGAAAGTGGACAGGCCCATGATGACGATGGTGGCGAGGAAGGTGTATTTGCGGCCTATCATGTCGCCCAGCCGGCCGAATACCAGCGCGCCGAAGGGCCGCACCAGGAAGCCGGCGGCGAAGGTCATCAGCGCCAGGATGAAGGCCGTAGTGTCGTTGACCCCGGCGAAGAACTGCTTGCCTATGATGGCGGCCAGCGCGCCGTACAGGAAGAAGTCGTACCACTCGAACACCGTGCCGAGCGACGAGGCCAGAATCACCTTGCGTTCGGCGCGGCTGATGCCGACGGCGCCTGCCGTCGTTGCCATGCTGTTGCTCATGTCGAAGTCTCCTTTGCGGGTGGGGCGGGCGTCCGGATCGGCGCCGCTTGCTGGTTGTCCTGCGTAATCATCTGCGCCGCCTTGGCGGCGATCATGAGGGTGGGGCTGTTGGTGTTGCCCGAGGTGATGACGGGCATGATGGAGGCGTCCGCCACGCGCAGCCCGGCGATGCCGTGCACGCGCAGCCGTTCGTCCACCACGGCCAGCGGATCGTGGCCCATTTTGCAGGTGCCCACCGGGTGAAAAATGGTGGTGCCGATATCGCCGGCGGCATGGATCAGCGCCTCCTCGTCCTGGTAGGCCAGGCCGGGGCGATACTCCTCCGGCAGGTAGCGCGCCAGCGCGGGCGAGGCGGCGATGCGCCGGGTCAGCCGGATGGCGGCGGCGGCCACGCGCTGGTCTTCGGGATGGCTCAGGTAATTGGGCTGGATCAGCGGCGGCGCGGCGAGGTCGGGGCCGCTTATGGAGACATGGCCGCGGCTGAGCGGCCGCAGCTGGCAGACCGAGGCGGTGAATGCCGGGAAACGGTGCAAGGGTTGGCCAAAACGCTCCAGCGACAGCGGCTGCACATGATATTCCAGGTCCGGCCGCTTGACGTCCGACCCGCTGCGGGCGAAGGCGCCGAGCTGGCTGGGCGCCATGGACAGCGGGCCGCTGCGTTTCCATAAATATTCCCAGGCCATGGCCAGCTTGCCGCTCCAGGTGGCCGCGCGCTGGTTCAAGGTGGCCGCGCCGCAGACTTTGAACACGGTGCGCAGTTGCAGATGGTCTTGCAGATTGGCGCCGACGCCGGGCAGGATGCGCTGCGGCGCGATGCCGTGGCGCTGGAGCAAGGGCGCGGGACCGATGCCGCTGCGCTGCAGCAAAAGCGGCGAGCCTATCGCGCCGGCGGCCAGGATGATTTCGCCGCGGCAACGCGCGCGCTGCCGCTGGCCATGTTGCATAAATGCGATAGCGGCGGCGCGGCCGTTTTCCAGAATCAGCCGCTCAGCCTCCGCGCCGGTGGCGATGGTTAGGTTGGCGCGCTGGCGCACCGGCCGCAGAAAGGCGCTGGCGCTGCTCCAGCGCAGGCCGTTCTTCTGATTGACCTCGAAGTAGCCGCAGCCGGCGTTGTCGCCGGTGTTGAAGTCGTCGACCGGTGCGATGCCTTGTTGCGCCGCGGCGGCGCGGAAGGCATCCAGAATTTCCCAGGACAGGCGCTGCTTGTCCACGCGCCATTCGCCGCCGTGGCCATGCAGGGGGCGGCCGGCATCAAAGTGATCTTCCATGTCCAGGAAGTACGGCAACACCTCGCGCCAGCTCCAGCCGCGGTTGCCCAGCTCGGCCCAGTGGTCGTAGTCGGCGGCCTGGCCACGCATATAGATCATGCCGTTGATGGCGGAGGAGCCGCCCAGCACCTTGCCGCGCGGGTAGCCCAGCGCGCGGCCGTTCAGGCCGCTTTCCGCCACCGTTTGATAGCACCAGTCGGTGCGCGGGTTGCCGATGCAGTACAGGTAGCCGACCGGGATGTGTATCCACGGATAGTTGTCCTTGCCGCCGGCCTCCAGCAGCAGCACGCGCTTGGCGGGGTCGGCGGATAGGCGGTTGGCCAGCAGGCAGCCGGCGCTGCCGGCGCCGACAATGATGTAGTCGAATTCACCGCTGAACATGGCGCAGCTCATGTCGTTGTCTTGCCAGCCATCTAAACCGAAGCGCGGACGAGTGGGAATAGCCAGCGGGAAACAACGTATGTTAATTTTTGAACAACATTCTGCCCGCCGGGCCGCTTTTTCGTGTGCGGGCGCACAATCTTGTTGCGGGAAGACCATGTTCGACTGGAACGATGTCCGCTTTTTCCTGGCCTTGCAGCGCTGCGGCAAATTGCTGGGGGCCGCCAAGCAACTGGGCACCACGCATGCCACGGTGGCGCGCCATATCGCCGCGCTGGAGCGGGTGCTGGGCCAGCCCTTGTTTCTGCAGCAGGCGGACGGCTACACGTTGACGGCGGCGGGACGCCAGCTCTTGCCTTTGGCCGAGTCTTTGGAGAACACCGCCTCGCAGATGCTGGACGGCGCCCGGAAGGGGCCGGCCGAGGTCAGCGGCGTGGTGAGGCTGGGCGCGCCCGAGGGCTTGGGCGCCTTGTTTCTGGCGCGGCACATGCCAGCCTTGATGGCGCGCTATCCGGATTTAGAGATCGATCTGGTGGCGGTGCCGCGCTTCGTCAGCCTGACCAGCCGCGAGGTGGACATCGCCATTTCCCTGGAGCGGCCGCAGGCTAATCTGGTGGTGACGCGCAAGCTCACCGACTACTGTCTGGGCCTGTACGCCACGCCTTCCTATCTGGCTGCCCAGCCGGCCATCCATGAGCGCGAGGACTTGAACGGCCACGCCATCCTGGGCTATGTCGACGACTTGCTGTTCTCGCGCGAGCTGATGTTCCACCACGGCCTGTGCCGCCATCCGCGCATTCCCTTGCGCAGCACCAGCGTGGTGGCGCAAAAGGAGGCGGCGCTGACCGATGGCGGCATCGCGGTGCTGCCGTATTACATGACCTATGACGATCCGCGCTTGCAGCACATCCTGCCAGACTTGCGCATCATCCGTTCCTACTGGATCAGCGGGCGCAGCAATATCCGCCGCACCCTGCGCTACCGCGTGGTGTGGGACTACGTGGTGGAGCTGTGCCAGCGCATGCAGTGGCTCTTGCTGCAACAGCCAATTCAGCTAAATGGATCAATCGACGCGGTATAGGCTCACTTCATGAGAACGCTTTATCGCAACGGCGGCCCGGATTCGCCGTACCTGTGGCGGATGCTGCGGGCGCTGGACTACCTGTGGCGTCATCTGGACGGCCCGGCATCGTTGGAAAGGCTGGCGGAGGAGGCCTGCCTGTCGCCTTATCACTTCCATCGCGTGTATCGCGGCTTGATGGCCGAGACGGTGGGCGAAACCCGGCAGCGGTTGTTGCTGCACCGCGCGGCTGGGCAGTTGGCCGGCGGCTCGCTGCCTTTGTCTAGGGTGGCGGCACGCGCCGGCTACGGCGGCGCCGCGGCTTTCGTCCGCGCCTTCGCCAGGGCTTATGGCGAGAGTCCGGGCCGTTACCGGCAGCGCAGGGCGTTCATTGCTAGGCAAAACTGGGAGGCCGTGATGCATGAAGTGACATTGATCAAACAGGACAAGGGGCTGACGGTGCTGATGCGCCGCCATGTGGGCAGTTATATGGAGATCGGCCAGGCCTTCGGCGCTTTGCAGGCCATCAGCCCGGGCTGCGCGGTCGGCGACGAGCCTGGGCGCGTGTTTGGAATATACCTGGATGATCCGGAACAGACGGAGGAGGCCAAGCTGCGCTCCATCGCCTGCGTGATGGTGCCGAGTGGGTGGGAAGGGCGGCCGCTGCCGGATGGGTTCGAGTGGGGCGAGATCCCCGCCGCAGAATACGCCTGCGTGACGCACCAGGGGCCGTACGCGGAGTTGTCCACGACTTGGTCCTGGCTGTACCGGCACTGGCTGCCCGGCAGCGGGCGCGTGCCCGGCGAAGTGCCGTGCGTGGAAGAGTATTTGAATTCGCCGTACGACAATCCGCCCACCGCCTTGCGCACCCGGCTGATGCTGTCCCTGGCGTGAGCGCTGGGCGCAAAAAAGCCCGCGTCGTCTGACGCGGGCTTTTGTTTTCCAGCGTGAACCGGCTTAGCGGTCCACGTGGTAGTTCGGCGCTTCCTTGGTGATCTGCACGTCGTGGACGTGGGACTCGCGGATGCCGGCCGAAGTGATTTCGACGAACTGCGCCTTTTCGTGCAGGTCGGCGATGGTGGGGCAGCCCAGGTAGCCCATGGACGAGCGCAGGCCGCCCACCAGCTGGTGGATCACCTGGCCGATCGGGCCCTTGTACGGCACGCGGCCTTCGATGCCTTCCGGCACGAACTTGTCGGCGGCGTTGGAGCTGTCCTGGAAATAGCGGTCGGCAGAACCCTGGCTCATGGCGCCCAGCGAACCCATGCCGCGGTAGGACTTGTAGGAGCGGCCTTGATACAGCTCCACTTCGCCCGGGGCTTCCTCGGTGCCGGCGAACATGCCGCCCAGCATGACCGCGTTGCCGCCGGCGGCCAGCGCCTTGGCGATGTCGCCGGAGAAGCGGATGCCGCCGTCGGCGATCATCGGCACGCCGGTGCCCTTCAGCGCCTCGGACACATTATGGATTGCAGTCAGTTGCGGCACGCCCACGCCGGCTACGATGCGGGTGGTGCAGATGGAGCCGGGGCCGATGCCGACCTTGACGCCGTCGGCGCCGGCCTTGACCAGATCCAGCGCCGCTTGGGCGGTGGCGATGTTGCCGCCGATCACGTCGACCTGCGGGTAGGTTTCCTTGACCCAGCGCACGCGGTCCAGCACGCCCTGGCTGTGGCCGTGGGCGGTGTCGACCACGATCACGTCCACGCCGGCGGCCACCAGCGCGGCCACGCGCGCCTCGGTGTCGGCGCCGGTGCCCACCGCCGCGCCCACGCGCAGGCGGCCTTGGCTGTC harbors:
- a CDS encoding AraC family transcriptional regulator; this encodes MRTLYRNGGPDSPYLWRMLRALDYLWRHLDGPASLERLAEEACLSPYHFHRVYRGLMAETVGETRQRLLLHRAAGQLAGGSLPLSRVAARAGYGGAAAFVRAFARAYGESPGRYRQRRAFIARQNWEAVMHEVTLIKQDKGLTVLMRRHVGSYMEIGQAFGALQAISPGCAVGDEPGRVFGIYLDDPEQTEEAKLRSIACVMVPSGWEGRPLPDGFEWGEIPAAEYACVTHQGPYAELSTTWSWLYRHWLPGSGRVPGEVPCVEEYLNSPYDNPPTALRTRLMLSLA
- a CDS encoding GMC family oxidoreductase is translated as MSCAMFSGEFDYIIVGAGSAGCLLANRLSADPAKRVLLLEAGGKDNYPWIHIPVGYLYCIGNPRTDWCYQTVAESGLNGRALGYPRGKVLGGSSAINGMIYMRGQAADYDHWAELGNRGWSWREVLPYFLDMEDHFDAGRPLHGHGGEWRVDKQRLSWEILDAFRAAAAQQGIAPVDDFNTGDNAGCGYFEVNQKNGLRWSSASAFLRPVRQRANLTIATGAEAERLILENGRAAAIAFMQHGQRQRARCRGEIILAAGAIGSPLLLQRSGIGPAPLLQRHGIAPQRILPGVGANLQDHLQLRTVFKVCGAATLNQRAATWSGKLAMAWEYLWKRSGPLSMAPSQLGAFARSGSDVKRPDLEYHVQPLSLERFGQPLHRFPAFTASVCQLRPLSRGHVSISGPDLAAPPLIQPNYLSHPEDQRVAAAAIRLTRRIAASPALARYLPEEYRPGLAYQDEEALIHAAGDIGTTIFHPVGTCKMGHDPLAVVDERLRVHGIAGLRVADASIMPVITSGNTNSPTLMIAAKAAQMITQDNQQAAPIRTPAPPAKETST
- a CDS encoding LysR family transcriptional regulator gives rise to the protein MFDWNDVRFFLALQRCGKLLGAAKQLGTTHATVARHIAALERVLGQPLFLQQADGYTLTAAGRQLLPLAESLENTASQMLDGARKGPAEVSGVVRLGAPEGLGALFLARHMPALMARYPDLEIDLVAVPRFVSLTSREVDIAISLERPQANLVVTRKLTDYCLGLYATPSYLAAQPAIHEREDLNGHAILGYVDDLLFSRELMFHHGLCRHPRIPLRSTSVVAQKEAALTDGGIAVLPYYMTYDDPRLQHILPDLRIIRSYWISGRSNIRRTLRYRVVWDYVVELCQRMQWLLLQQPIQLNGSIDAV
- the guaB gene encoding IMP dehydrogenase yields the protein MRIIEKAYTFDDVLLVPAHSEVLPRDVELSTKLTRNITLKLPLVSAAMDTVTEARLAIAMAQEGGIGIVHKNMNAEKQAAEVSKVKRHESGVVKDPITIAPDMLVRDLVLLTRQYKISGLPVIEAGKVVGIVTNRDLRFETRLDQTVGSIMTPRERLITVKEGASIDEARELMHTHRLERVLVINDAWELKGLITVKDIIKTSEHPNANKDSQGRLRVGAAVGTGADTEARVAALVAAGVDVIVVDTAHGHSQGVLDRVRWVKETYPQVDVIGGNIATAQAALDLVKAGADGVKVGIGPGSICTTRIVAGVGVPQLTAIHNVSEALKGTGVPMIADGGIRFSGDIAKALAAGGNAVMLGGMFAGTEEAPGEVELYQGRSYKSYRGMGSLGAMSQGSADRYFQDSSNAADKFVPEGIEGRVPYKGPIGQVIHQLVGGLRSSMGYLGCPTIADLHEKAQFVEITSAGIRESHVHDVQITKEAPNYHVDR